AGTCCGTCCATCTTGGGATCGGCCCAGTAGGCAAGGGGAGTCCCTGCCAAGCGTCTTGGCCACGCGGTCCGCATACGCGTTCCACTCGTCAAGATTCATGGCGTTGTCCAGACTGTAGAGCCGCTCGGCATGCTTGTAGGTCTCGAAACCCGAGGCAGGCTTGCCCCCGACCCGGCGGGTCGGGGAATTGGGATCGTCCAGTTCCGGATATTCGGCTTCAAGAGCCTGAAGCTCCCGAAACAGTTCGTCGTATTCCGCGTCCGTGATTTCCGGCGCGTCCAGTACGTAGTAGCGATGATTGTGATACTCAAGCCGCGCGCGCAAATCCTCTGCGCGGCGGACAATGTCGGATGAAACCATATTTCAGCTTGATTATGTTAAAGGATTTCCTTGATTTCCGAAAGTCCGGACTTCCTGCCCACGGCCAGAAGCGTGTC
Above is a window of Pseudodesulfovibrio tunisiensis DNA encoding:
- a CDS encoding DNA ligase LigA-related protein, coding for MVSSDIVRRAEDLRARLEYHNHRYYVLDAPEITDAEYDELFRELQALEAEYPELDDPNSPTRRVGGKPASGFETYKHAERLYSLDNAMNLDEWNAYADRVAKTLGRDSPCLLGRSQDGRTGP